In Raphanus sativus cultivar WK10039 chromosome 5, ASM80110v3, whole genome shotgun sequence, the following proteins share a genomic window:
- the LOC108861864 gene encoding protein trichome birefringence-like 6, with protein sequence MERQRSFSIKSTSVFLALITTTISSAIVFFTFFSPSLLKSNSSSNANFQIDLSPVPAINETTTTTTTNLSISDSSVSTQPNPILISTHFSPPENTSGSAKIPDFEHKTRGEVLVKEDKVVTANLTSTVKAVKVIELPRNNGESEEKKKKKKKKRIEECDVTNGKWVYDSSDYPLYTNASCPFIDEGFACQSNGRLDLEYMKWRWEPRDCDAPRFNATKMLEMIRGKRLVFVGDSINRNQWESMLCMLFQAVKDPKRVYETRNRRITKEKGNYSFRFEDYKCTVEFYVTHFLVREGKARIGKKRRETLRIDAMDRTSSRWKGANILVFNTAHWWSHYKTKSGINYYQEGDLVHPKLDVSSAFKKALQTWSSWVDRNVDPKRTRVFFRSAAPSHFSGGEWNSGGHCREANKLLNQTFKPSYSGKNIIVEEVLKQMKTPVTLLNVSGLSQYRIDAHPSIFGAKPENRRSQAVEDCSHWCLPGVPDTWNHFLYLHLLHKR encoded by the exons atggagagacaAAGAAGCTTCTCCATCAAGTCCACAAGCGTCTTCTTAGCATTGATTACCACAACAATCTCTTCCGCCATTGTTTTCTTCACTTTCTTCTCCCCTTCCTTGCTCAAATCCAACTCTTCTTCAAACGCAAACTTCCAGATCGATTTGAGCCCTGTGCCAGCCATTAACGAgactaccaccaccaccaccaccaacctCAGCATCTCCGATTCTTCAGTTTCTACTCAACCAAACCCGATTCTGATCTCGACCCATTTCTCCCCGCCCGAAAACACTTCCGGGTCCGCGAAAATTCCGGATTTTGAGCACAAGACTCGCGGCGAGGTTCTGGTTAAGGAAGATAAGGTAGTAACTGCTAACTTAACTTCAACAGTCAAAGCCGTCAAAGTGATTGAACTTCCGAGGAACAACGGCGAAtcggaggagaagaagaagaagaagaaaaagaagagaatcgaAGAGTGCGATGTTACGAACGGGAAGTGGGTTTACGACAGCAGCGACTACCCATTGTACACGAACGCGTCTTGTCCGTTCATCGATGAAGGGTTCGCTTGTCAGAGCAACGGAAGGTTGGATCTTGAGTACATGAAGTGGAGATGGGAGCCTCGTGATTGTGATGCTCCaag GTTCAATGCTACAAAGATGCTGGAAATGATAAGAGGGAAAAGGCTAGTGTTCGTTGGAGATTCTATCAATAGAAACCAGTGGGAGTCTATGCTTTGTATGTTGTTTCAAGCTGTTAAAGATCCCAAGAGAGTCTACGAAACGCGTAACCGAAGAATcaccaaagagaaagggaactATAGCTTTCGTTTTGAG GATTACAAATGCACCGTGGAATTCTATGTTACTCATTTCTTGGTCCGTGAGGGTAAAGCTAGAATTGGAAAGAAGCGAAGAGAAACGCTTAGGATTGATGCTATGGATCGAACCTCGTCGAGATGGAAAGGTGCTAATATCTTAGTGTTCAATACAGCACATTGGTGGTCTCATTACAAAACCAAATCCGG GATCAACTATTACCAAGAAGGAGACTTGGTTCATCCAAAGCTCGATGTATCAAGCGCTTTCAAGAAAGCTTTGCAGACTTGGTCATCATGGGTTGACAGAAATGTCGATCCAAAGAGAACTCGGGTTTTCTTTAGAAGCGCAGCACCTTCCCACTTTAG TGGGGGAGAATGGAACTCAGGAGGTCACTGCAGAGAAGCCAACAAGCTGTTGAACCAAACTTTCAAACCGAGTTACTCTGGCAAAAACATCATTGTTGAGGAAGTTCTCAAGCAGATGAAAACACCCGTCACTCTCTTGAACGTTAGCGGTTTATCTCAGTACAGAATTGACGCTCACCCTTCTATCTTTGGAGCAAAACCAGAAAACAGACGGTCACAAGCTGTCGAAGATTGCAGTCATTGGTGCCTACCTGGTGTGCCTGATACTTGGAATCACTTTCTTTACCTCCATTTGCTCCATAAACGATAA
- the LOC108856455 gene encoding bZIP transcription factor 53: protein MESLQRQKSPDSDNDPRYASVTDERKRKRMISNRESARRSRMRKQKQLGDLINEVTVLKSDNAKISGQVDAVTRKYVEMESKNDVLRAQASELTERLRSLNSVLEMVEEISGQALDIPEINPWQVSCPMQPIRASADMFEF from the coding sequence ATGGAGTCGTTGCAAAGACAGAAAAGTCCCGATTCCGACAACGATCCGAGGTACGCTTCGGTGACGGatgagaggaagaggaagagaatgATCTCCAACAGAGAATCCGCACGGAGATCGAGGATGAGGAAACAGAAGCAACTCGGTGATCTCATCAACGAGGTCACTGTTCTCAAGAGCGATAACGCCAAGATCTCCGGTCAGGTTGATGCGGTTACGAGGAAGTACGTCGAAATGGAGTCCAAGAACGACGTCCTGAGAGCGCAGGCCTCGGAGTTGACGGAGAGGTTGAGGTCGTTGAACTCTGTGCTCGAGATGGTTGAAGAGATTAGTGGTCAGGCTTTGGATATTCCCGAGATTAACCCTTGGCAGGTTTCTTGTCCGATGCAGCCGATTAGGGCTTCTGCTGATATGTTCGAATTCTGA
- the LOC108856457 gene encoding calvin cycle protein CP12-2, chloroplastic, with the protein MATITTSLNIATQPAVITSKSQPARLACPVRLNNPWNLGSRATNRMVNLRPVKATPEGVISDKVEKSIKDAEETCAGDPVSGECVAAWDEVEELSAAASHARDKKKAEGSDPLEEYCKDNPETDECRTYDN; encoded by the coding sequence ATGGCAACTATTACTACCAGCCTTAACATCGCAACCCAACCAGCCGTCATCACCAGCAAGAGCCAACCAGCTCGTCTCGCCTGTCCGGTCCGTTTGAACAATCCGTGGAATCTCGGTTCGAGAGCAACGAACCGCATGGTGAACCTTAGGCCGGTTAAAGCAACACCAGAAGGAGTGATATCCGACAAAGTGGAGAAGAGCATTAAAGACGCAGAGGAGACTTGTGCTGGCGACCCAGTGAGCGGAGAGTGTGTGGCCGCATGGGACGAGGTTGAGGAGCTCAGCGCAGCAGCTAGCCACGCTAGAGACAAGAAGAAAGCTGAAGGCTCCGACCCTCTGGAGGAATACTGCAAAGACAATCCAGAGACTGACGAATGTCGTACTTACGACAACTGA
- the LOC108857124 gene encoding probable cytochrome c oxidase subunit 5C-1, producing MAGHRVAHATLKGPSVVKELVIGLALGLAAGGLWKMHHWNEQRKTRAFYDLLERGEISVVHPEE from the coding sequence ATGGCAGGACACAGGGTTGCGCATGCTACACTGAAAGGCCCGAGTGTGGTCAAGGAGTTAGTTATCGGTTTGGCACTCGGTTTAGCTGCGGGTGGTCTCTGGAAGATGCACCACTGGAACGAGCAGAGGAAAACCAGAGCTTTCTATGACTTGCTTGAGAGGGGCGAGATCAGCGTTGTCCATCCTGAAGAGTAG
- the LOC108805075 gene encoding uncharacterized protein LOC108805075 produces the protein MESARSDPELDDDDFSEIYKEYTGPVTTTTTTTNVQEKPKLPEDGCGEQEEEEEQQQLPDPNSVPTDFTSREAKVWEAKSKATERNWKKRKEEEMICKICGESGHFTQGCPSTLGANRKSQEFLERVPARDKNVRALFTEKAVERIESETGCKIKMDDKFIIVSGKDRLILRKGVDAVHKVREDGEVKTSSAASRRSRSRSPRRTSVGPPPPRAAPPRNPEPQRQQQHMPSSHGSSSFSERSGRQEKFVDNRVREENRVRENQRTPQAYGSDRGRSRSTHSKSPGRPRYSGWDKPSYEKQKYEVSGYRSERWEQERMGGGGGGPRDIQMSHQFERPAFPRSLEELELEYTRDVMELAKKRDKEEDEENNKHRETMRELRESYMKKLAGLRGMNAKQWEEFLQVDAQRRQEQQARQQQISGPSYGGSNYRQFPYAEFDDGYSSNPPPPYAGNNVPMESEGRYPPNHVKNYPSRHQDNNYGGFQRQRREDYGKNFNRY, from the exons ATGGAGAGCGCTAGGTCAGACCCAGAGCTTGATGACGACGACTTTAGTGAAATCTACAAGGAGTACACAGGTCCTGTCACCAccactaccaccaccaccaatgTCCAAGAAAAACCTAAACTTCCTGAAGATGGATGCggtgaacaagaagaagaagaggagcagCAACAGCTTCCTGACCCCAACTCTGTACCAACCGATTTCACTAGCCGAGAGGCAAAGGTGTGGGAGGCTAAATCCAAAGCTACTGAGAGGAActggaagaagaggaaagaagaagaaatgatcTGTAAGATTTGTGGCGAGTCTGGTCATTTCACTCAG GGGTGTCCATCGACTCTTGGTGCAAACAGAAAGTCTCAGGAGTTCCTCGAGAGAGTACCGGCTAGGGACAAGAACGTTAGAGCTTTGTTTACTGAGAAAGCTGTGGAGAGGATTGAGAGCGAGACCGGATGCAAGATCAAGATGGATGACAAGTTCATTATCGTCAGTGGCAAGGACAGATTGATCTTGAGGAAAGGTGTTGATGCTGTTCACAAGGTTAGAGAGGACGGCGAGGTTAAAACTTCTTCTGCCGCCTCTCGCAGGAGCAGATCCAGGTCGCCTAGACGAACTTCTGTCGGTCCTCCTCCACCGCGTGCTGCTCCTCCTCGGAACCCTGAACCTCAGAGACAGCAGCAGCACATGCCATCTTCACATGGTTCGTCGAGTTTCTCAGAGCGCTCTGGAAGGCAAGAGAAGTTTGTGGACAACCGTGTGCGTGAGGAGAATCGTGTTCGTGAGAACCAGCGGACTCCACAAG CTTATGGTAGTGACAGAGGTCGGAGTCGGTCCACACATTCGAAATCCCCAGGGAGGCCACGTTATAGTGGATGGGATAAACCGTCGTATGAAAAGCAAAAGTATGAGGTGAGTGGTTACAGGTCTGAAAGATGGGAACAAGAGAGAATgggtggtggaggtggtggcCCCAGAGACATTCAGATGAGTCATCAGTTTGAACGCCCTGCTTTCCCTCGGAGTTTAGAAGAGCTAGAATTGGAATACACAAGAGATGTGATGGAGCTTGCAAAGAAACGCGAtaaggaagaagatgaggagaACAACAAGCATCGAGAG ACAATGCGGGAACTGAGAGAGAGTTACATGAAGAAACTAGCTGGGCTAAGGGGTATGAACGCTAAACAATGGGAAGAGTTCCTTCAAGTCGATGCTCAGAGACGTCAGGAGCAGCAAGCAAGGCAGCAGCAAATCTCTGGTCCGAGTTATGGTGGTAGTAACTATAGACAGTTTCCTTATGCTGAGTTTGATGATGGCTACTCTTCCAATCCTCCTCCTCCCTATGCTGGAAACAATGTGCCAATGGAATCTGAAGGAAGATATCCTCCCAACCATGTGAAAAACTATCCTTCGAGGCATCAAGACAACAACTATGGTGGGTTCCAACGCCAGAGGCGTGAAGACTATGGAAAAAACTTCAACCGCTATTAG
- the LOC108859970 gene encoding WRKY transcription factor 68 isoform X1 — MEQTGVGMTFSDLGQTRVYPSLSDSLAERYPVGFMELLGVHHHQDSSRDVMTHMPPMQLTATPNPSSSISYALSEAVTGEENNRYYQEHEDGQEEQNHKRNKRFKSTKRSEQTKMRVPRVSFITKSQVNNLDDGYKWRKYGQKPVRNSPFPRSYYRCTISCCNVKKRVERSFTDQSSVITTYEGQHTHPRPLILSKQGSFGSDGSASEAYFDLTPTLPPQLFDYNNHHQQQDQELSLFGTEYLSRQGKKFNHDDEDDDHVIKTSRTQDLLDGAGLSKDHGLLQDVVPAHIIKE, encoded by the exons ATGGAGCAAACTGGTGTTGGGATGACATTTTCTGACTTAGGGCAAACGAGAGTTTACCCGTCGTTGTCCGATTCATTGGCGGAGAGGTATCCGGTAGGGTTCATGGAGTTACTAGgtgttcatcatcatcaagacaGCTCTCGTGATGTTATGACCCATATGCCGCCGATGCAGCTAACGGCAACACCTAACCCGTCGTCGTCCATCTCTTATGCTTTGTCCGAAGCTGTGACCGGAGAGGAAAATAATAGATACTACCAGGAACATGAAGATGGCCAAGAAGAACAGAATCATAAGAGAAATAAGCG GTTTAAATCAACGAAGAGGAGTGAACAGACGAAAATGAGAGTGCCAAGAGTGTCATTCATCACCAAGAGCCAAGTTAATAACCTAGACGATGGTTACAAGTGGAGAAAATATGGTCAAAAACCTGTCAGAAACAGCCCTTTTCCAAG GAGTTACTACCGTTGCACTATATCTTGTTGTAATGTGAAGAAGAGAGTGGAGAGATCATTCACTGACCAAAGCAGTGTAATCACCACCTACGAAGGTCAACACACGCATCCTAGACCACTCATCTTGTCTAAGCAAGGCAGCTTCGGATCTGATGGCTCAGCTTCTGAGGCCTACTTTGACCTGACCCCTACACTCCCTCCTCAGCTTTTCGATTATAACAAccatcatcaacaacaagaTCAAGAATTGTCTCTTTTTGGAACCGAGTACCTTAGCAGGCAAGGCAAGAAATTTAATCATgacgatgaagatgatgatcatGTGATTAAGACGAGTCGAACTCAGGATCTGCTGGATGGAGCTGGTTTATCCAAGGACCATGGCCTTCTTCAAGATGTTGTTCCAGCTCATATCATTAAGGAGTAA
- the LOC108805076 gene encoding LOW QUALITY PROTEIN: uncharacterized protein LOC108805076 (The sequence of the model RefSeq protein was modified relative to this genomic sequence to represent the inferred CDS: deleted 2 bases in 1 codon), whose product MSSSVVDLGVATIRTTVTRETSKINRLVKTFLTNNREKKKIIGLDTERALYGIRQSKTVLLQLCDGNCCLIVQLPPNDLNLPVSLFNFLNLPGFTFVGIIGIDKSLKMLETEFGLTCKNAVEIGTPTRSLMANEIAHLKYTMGDIVQKGHTSLVLGDWDAWDLNKNQIKLAVSNAYFAYGMGNILLDY is encoded by the exons ATGTCTTCTTCGGTTGTAGATCTTGGAGTAGCTACTATTAGAACGACTGTTACAAGAGAAACCAGCAAAATCAACCGTCTTGTCAAGACATTCTTGACAAACAAccgtgaaaagaaaaaaataattggtCTCGACACAGAACGAGCGCTGTATGGAATTAGGCAAAGTAAAACCGTCTTGCTCCAGCTTTGCGATGGAAACTGTTGCCTAATAGTTCAGCTCCCCCCTAATGATCTTAATCTTCCCGTGTCGCTCTTCAATTTTCTCAACCTCCCTGGTTTCACTTTTGTGGGGATT ATTGGCATAGACAAGTCACTTAAGATGCTGGAGACTGAGTTTGGTTTGACCTGTAAAAATGCTGTTGAGATCGGAACCCCCACGCGGAGCCTGATGGCCAACGAGATAGCTCATTTGAAGTATACGATGGGTGATATTGTTCAGAAGGGACATACAAGCCTAGTCTTGGGCGATTGGGACGCATGGGATCTCAACAAGAACCAGATTAAGCTCGCAGTCTCGAATGCTTACTTCGCTTATGGCATGGGGAACATTCTGCTGGATTACTAA
- the LOC108859970 gene encoding WRKY transcription factor 68 isoform X2 encodes MEQTGVGMTFSDLGQTRVYPSLSDSLAERYPVGFMELLGVHHHQDSSRDVMTHMPPMQLTATPNPSSSISYALSEAVTGEENNRYYQEHEDGQEEQNHKRNKRFKSTKRSEQTKMRVPRVSFITKSQVNNLDDGYKWRKYGQKPVRNSPFPSYYRCTISCCNVKKRVERSFTDQSSVITTYEGQHTHPRPLILSKQGSFGSDGSASEAYFDLTPTLPPQLFDYNNHHQQQDQELSLFGTEYLSRQGKKFNHDDEDDDHVIKTSRTQDLLDGAGLSKDHGLLQDVVPAHIIKE; translated from the exons ATGGAGCAAACTGGTGTTGGGATGACATTTTCTGACTTAGGGCAAACGAGAGTTTACCCGTCGTTGTCCGATTCATTGGCGGAGAGGTATCCGGTAGGGTTCATGGAGTTACTAGgtgttcatcatcatcaagacaGCTCTCGTGATGTTATGACCCATATGCCGCCGATGCAGCTAACGGCAACACCTAACCCGTCGTCGTCCATCTCTTATGCTTTGTCCGAAGCTGTGACCGGAGAGGAAAATAATAGATACTACCAGGAACATGAAGATGGCCAAGAAGAACAGAATCATAAGAGAAATAAGCG GTTTAAATCAACGAAGAGGAGTGAACAGACGAAAATGAGAGTGCCAAGAGTGTCATTCATCACCAAGAGCCAAGTTAATAACCTAGACGATGGTTACAAGTGGAGAAAATATGGTCAAAAACCTGTCAGAAACAGCCCTTTTCCAAG TTACTACCGTTGCACTATATCTTGTTGTAATGTGAAGAAGAGAGTGGAGAGATCATTCACTGACCAAAGCAGTGTAATCACCACCTACGAAGGTCAACACACGCATCCTAGACCACTCATCTTGTCTAAGCAAGGCAGCTTCGGATCTGATGGCTCAGCTTCTGAGGCCTACTTTGACCTGACCCCTACACTCCCTCCTCAGCTTTTCGATTATAACAAccatcatcaacaacaagaTCAAGAATTGTCTCTTTTTGGAACCGAGTACCTTAGCAGGCAAGGCAAGAAATTTAATCATgacgatgaagatgatgatcatGTGATTAAGACGAGTCGAACTCAGGATCTGCTGGATGGAGCTGGTTTATCCAAGGACCATGGCCTTCTTCAAGATGTTGTTCCAGCTCATATCATTAAGGAGTAA
- the LOC108861862 gene encoding uncharacterized protein LOC108861862: protein MAANTKILPSLIFFLISISTVYVVSADSIKGCGGFVEASSSLVSSRKGADGKLDYSHINVELQTVDGLVKDSTQCAPNGYYFIPVYDKGSFVLKIKGPEGWSWSPDKVSVVVDDSTCNNNEDINFRFTGFTLSGKVLGAVGGESCMIKNGGPANVNVELLSSDGDAIASVLTASDGSYLFKNIIPGKYSIRASHPDLQVEVRGSTEVELGFANGVVDDKFFVLGYDLKGSVVAQGNPIVGVHIYLHSDDVSMVDCPQGFGDASGERKPLCHAVSDADGIFSFKSIPCGKYELIPHYKGENTVFDVSPPVMPVSVEHQHVTVPKKFQVTGFSIGGRVVDSNLKGVEGVKILVDGSVRSVTDKEGYYKLDQVTSNQYTIDAVKEHYKFDKLKKFMVLPNMASLPDISAVSYDVCGVVRMFGSGHKANVALTHGPTNVKPQKKLTDESGKFCFEVPPGEYRLSAFAATPKSAPELLFLPGYMDVSVKNPLLNIEFSQARVNVHGSVTCKEKCGPSVSVALVGAAGVREKKTVILTDESSQFHFSDVLPGKYTVEVKSISPEAISEEDTWCWDHSSIDVNVGTEDIKGIEFVQKGYWINIVSTHEVDAKIVHPTGSPTNLKIKKGSQKICLESPGAHELQLSDSCISFASNSIKIDVSKPQPIHLRAEKYLIKGLINVESSSTETESELPESFIVDMQDKEGRVINSVSAKLASDGRGVYEYYTWANLGEKISFVPRDSRGNAEKKMLFYPKELRAVVSNDGCQAAVSPFTGRPGLYIQGSVSPPLPGVNIKVSAAKDSLISSLKKGEVAVETSTSPDGSFVAGPLYDDIPYDTDASKPGYHIKRLGPYSFSCQKLGQISVRVSSKDNAETSVPPLLLSLSGDHGYRNNSISGAGGLFVFDSLFPGNFYLRPLLKEYSFKPSTLAIELGSGESSEAVFEATRVAYSAMGRVALLSGQPQEGVAIEARSDSKGYYEETTSDIDGNYRLRGLHPGATYVIKVSKRNGSGNNKIERASPESVSLQIGYEDIHGVDFLVFEQPETTILTCHVEGKQIEEVNTNLLVEIKSASDVSKVESVFPLPLSNFFQVKGLSRGKHLVQLKSNRPLGSHKVVSESIEVDLETNAQIHVGPLRYSIVADHQSQEVTPAAILPLVTGIAAIALFISIPRLKDIYQSTVGFSSPGFSASSTKREPRKAVARKKTF, encoded by the exons ATGGCGGCGAATACGAAGATTCTTCCTTCTCtgatcttcttcctcatctcGATTTCCACAGTCTACGTTGTTTCCGCGGATTCGATAAAAGGCTGCGGTGGTTTTGTCGAG GCGAGTTCGTCTTTGGTCAGCTCTCGGAAAGGAGCAGATGGGAAACTTGATTATTCTCACATCAAC GTTGAACTTCAAACGGTAGATGGATTGGTGAAGGATAGTACACAGTGTGCCCCTAATGGTTACTATTTCATCCCTGTCTACGACAAG GGCTCATTCGTTCTCAAGATTAAAGGACCTGAAGGATGGTCATGGAGTCCAGATAAG GTCTCTGTTGTCGTTGACGACTCTACTTGCAACAACAATGAGGATATTAACTTTCGCTTCACGGG TTTCACATTATCCGGGAAAGTTCTAGGAGCTGTTGGTGGGGAGAGTTGTATGATTAAGAATGGAGGCCCTGCTAATGTCAATGTTGAGTTACTGTCTTCTGATGGAGATGCCATTGCTTCTGTTCTCACGGCGTCAGATGGGAGCTACTTATTCAAGAATATTATTCCAG GAAAATACAGTATTcgtgcatcccatccagatctGCAAGTTGAAGTTCGCGGTTCAACCGAG GTCGAACTTGGATTTGCAAATGGCGTGGTGGATGACAAGTTCTTTGTCCTTGGTTATGATCTCAAGGGATCTGTTGTTGCGCAG GGAAATCCAATCGTGGGAGTTCATATATATTTGCATTCAGATGATGTTTCCATGGTAGATTGTCCCCAAGGATTTGGTGACGCTTCTGGAGAAAGGAAACCTCTCTGCCATGCTGTATCTGACGCGGACGGAATATTCAGTTTCAAGTCCATCCCATGTG gAAAATATGAACTGATACCGCACTATAAGGGCGAGAACACGGTCTTTGATGTTTCACCTCCGGTCATGCCTGTTTCTGTAGAGCATCAACATGTTACTGTTCCCAAAAAGTTTCAG GTAACAGGATTCTCCATCGGGGGCCGAGTTGTTGACAGTAACTTAAAGGGAGTCGAGGGCGTTAAAATCTTAGTTGATGGTAGTGTAAGATCTGTCACGGACAAGGAAGGGTATTACAAGCTTGACCAG GTTACATCAAATCAATATACGATAGATGCAGTCAAGGAGCACTACAAGTTCGACAAACTGAAGAAGTTCATG GTCCTACCAAATATGGCTTCACTTCCAGATATCAGTGCTGTATCTTATGATGTCTGTGGTGTGGTGCGAATGTTTGGTTCTGGTCACAAGGCAAAT GTAGCTTTGACTCATGGACCCACCAATGTCAAACCGCAAAAGAAGCTTACAGATGAGAGTGGAAAGTTCTGCTTCGAG GTTCCACCAGGCGAATATAGGCTGTCTGCTTTCGCTGCAACACCAAAGAGTGCTCCTGAACTTCTGTTTTTGCCAGGTTATATGGATGTTTCCGTCAAAAATCCATTGTTGAACATAGAATTTTCTCAG GCCCGAGTCAATGTGCATGGTTCTGTTACGTGCAAGGAGAAATGTGGTCCGTCTGTTTCAGTGGCGCTTGTGGGAGCGGCTGGCGTTCGTGAGAAGAAGACAGTTATTTTAACCGATGAGAGCAGTCAATTTCACTTTTCAGACGTATTGCCTGGAAAGTATACAGTTGAG GTCAAAAGCATTTCACCGGAAGCCATATCTGAGGAAGACACTTGGTGCTGGGACCATAGCTCCATTGATGTGAATGTCGGAACTGAGGATATCAAAGGGATCGAATTTGTCCAGAAAGGTTACTGGATTAATATTGTCAGTACTCATGAGGTGGATGCTAAAATTGTTCATCCTACTGGGTCACCTACAAATTTGAAAATCAAG AAAGGTTCGCAGAAAATATGCCTTGAGTCACCTGGAGCGCATGAGCTTCAGCTTTCTGACTCCTGCATATCCTTTGCGAGCAATTCAATAAAGATAGATGTCTCAAAACCACAG CCTATTCATCTGAGGGCAGAGAAGTATCTCATCAAAGGTTTGATAAATGTGGAGTCTAGCTCAACCGAGACTGAATCTGAGTTGCCAGAGAGTTTCATTGTTGATATGCAAGACAAAGAAGGAAGAGTTATCAACAGTGTTTCTGCCAAACTTGCATCGGATGGACGTGGTGTGTATGAGTACTATACCTGGGCAAATCTTGGTGAAAAGATTAGCTTTGTTCCTCGGGATTCTAG GGGTAATGCGGAGAAGAAGATGTTATTTTATCCGAAAGAGCTTCGT GCGGTAGTGTCAAATGATGGTTGCCAAGCTGCTGTTTCCCCATTTACTGGTCGACCTGGTCTTTACATACAAGGATCGgtctctcctcctcttcctgGTGTTAACATTAAGGTCTCTGCAGCAAAAGACAGCCTTATTTCTTCACTTAAGAAAGGTGAAGTAGCTGTTGAAACAAGCACATCACCAGATGGTTCTTTTGTTGCTGGGCCATTGTATGATGATATACCATATGACACCGATGCATCAAAG CCTGGCTATCATATTAAAAGACTAGGACCATACTCCTTCTCCTGCCAGAAGCTTGGTCAGATCTCTGTGCGTGTTTCCTCAAAGGACAATGCCGAGACATCAGTCCCACCATTGTTGTTATCGTTGAGTGGCGATCATGGTTACAGAAATAATTCTATATCTGGCGCTGGTGGACTCTTTGTATTTGATAGCTTGTTTCCTGGAAATTTCTACTTGCGCCCCCTTCTTAAG GAATATTCTTTCAAGCCCTCAACACTGGCAATAGAACTGGGCTCTGGGGAGTCCAGTGAAGCTGTCTTTGAGGCTACTCGTGTTGCCTACAG TGCAATGGGTAGAGTCGCTCTCCTATCTGGCCAACCACAGGAAGGCGTTGCAATTGAAGCTCGCTCTGATTCCAAAGGATACTATGAGGAAACCACAAGTGATATTGATGGAAATTACCGTCTGAGAGGGTTACATCCAGGTGCAACATATGTAATCAAAGTATCGAAAAGAAATGGTTCAGGCAACAATAAAATCGAACGTGCATCTCCAGAATCGGTTTCTCTTCAG ATTGGTTATGAAGATATCCACGGGGTAGACTTTTTGGTATTTGAACAACCAGAAACGACCATATTAACATGCCACGTGGAAGGAAAACAGATCGAAGAAGTAAACACGAATCTGCTAGTGGAGATCAAATCAGCCAGTGATGTATCTAAAGTAGAGAGTGTCTTCCCACTACCACTTTCCAACTTCTTCCAAGTAAAAGGGTTATCCAGAGGTAAACACCTTGTGCAGCTTAAATCCAACCGTCCTTTAGGCTCCCATAAAGTAGTATCAGAGAGCATCGAAGTGGATTTAGAGACAAATGCTCAAATACATGTCGGTCCACTTCGATACAGCATCGTGGCAGATCATCAGAGTCAG GAAGTGACTCCTGCAGCTATATTGCCACTTGTTACTGGCATTGCGGCAATTGCTCTGTTCATCAGCATCCCCAG gttGAAAGACATATACCAATCCACGGTTGGGTTTTCATCTCCGGGGTTCAGTGCGTCTTCTACCAAGAGAGAACCTCGAAAAGCTGTTGCTAGAAAGAAGACTTTCTAG